A region from the Patescibacteria group bacterium genome encodes:
- a CDS encoding head GIN domain-containing protein → MTNEQTKGIKSILSGIAVIIIIIGAVTEVYDVMVGVIIALAIWLIGFPLLKVMGLDSKDEKIVEPVETKSITKKNIPSLWLMAVTAIGVLVVALLVSGYVWGRGSGKLVKESRAVSDFNQVVISGTGVLNIVQSGEEKLEVEAEDNIMKHLETFVENNTLKLKVKNPWFFWTIWPTKKITYNLSVDDLSRIGISGSGEIITDGTLKADELTIQISGSGKADMVLDVKNLAVNISGSGEFLMAGTATDQNIKISGSGDYNAKNMVSKNAVISISGSGDGILNATDELDVTISGSGDIQYVGSPSLTQSISGSGKIRQYAGTVDLPETNSNTNSSTGEIPSEDEYYCVAGANCFPMIGGDADWTCAPKYIEWATANCPDFHVTY, encoded by the coding sequence ATGACCAACGAACAAACAAAAGGCATTAAATCTATCCTAAGCGGTATTGCAGTAATTATCATTATTATCGGGGCGGTAACGGAGGTTTATGATGTGATGGTCGGCGTGATTATCGCACTGGCGATCTGGCTGATCGGTTTTCCGCTTTTAAAGGTGATGGGACTCGATTCAAAGGATGAAAAGATTGTGGAACCGGTTGAAACTAAATCGATAACAAAAAAGAATATTCCGTCATTATGGCTCATGGCGGTAACCGCCATCGGCGTTTTGGTGGTTGCCTTATTGGTATCCGGTTATGTATGGGGCAGGGGTTCCGGCAAACTGGTTAAAGAATCACGCGCGGTTTCCGATTTCAACCAGGTGGTAATCAGCGGGACCGGGGTCTTGAATATTGTTCAGTCCGGCGAAGAAAAGCTGGAAGTGGAGGCTGAAGACAATATTATGAAGCATTTGGAAACGTTTGTAGAAAATAATACACTGAAGCTGAAAGTAAAAAACCCGTGGTTTTTCTGGACCATCTGGCCGACAAAAAAAATCACTTACAATCTTTCCGTAGATGATCTGAGCCGGATCGGCATTTCCGGTTCCGGAGAGATCATAACGGATGGTACGTTAAAGGCAGATGAACTTACTATCCAAATCAGCGGTTCCGGTAAAGCGGATATGGTACTGGATGTAAAAAACCTGGCAGTAAACATTTCCGGTTCCGGGGAATTCCTAATGGCCGGTACTGCAACTGATCAGAATATTAAAATCAGCGGGTCGGGGGATTATAATGCAAAAAATATGGTATCGAAAAATGCCGTAATCAGTATTTCCGGCTCCGGTGACGGGATATTGAATGCAACGGATGAGCTGGATGTAACAATCAGCGGCAGTGGTGATATTCAGTATGTCGGCTCACCTAGCTTAACTCAAAGTATTTCCGGATCAGGTAAAATAAGGCAATATGCCGGAACAGTAGATTTGCCCGAAACAAACAGCAATACCAATTCAAGTACCGGCGAGATACCGAGTGAGGATGAATATTACTGTGTAGCCGGAGCTAATTGCTTTCCGATGATTGGAGGAGACGCGGACTGGACCTGTGCCCCGAAATATATCGAATGGGCAACGGCAAATTGCCCGGATTTTCATGTCACATATTAA
- a CDS encoding HD domain-containing protein, translated as MIFREEEFKEFVRPHLEKCRAGDWEHCQRVVFWVKELGAGRPDLELLIVAGYLHDVGWWDILPDQKIYFQQLLNNEKQAAENTKPYITEIMGAHGYTQSDVEKVVRLAKAADAHEANAEDEAILVDADSLSKLSIDHLKQKYIESDWVTIFEGHYMNDIVNRLKTEKAKQICPGLIEQLKKDLYNSPA; from the coding sequence ATGATATTTCGCGAAGAAGAATTCAAAGAATTTGTACGACCACATTTGGAAAAATGCCGTGCCGGTGACTGGGAGCATTGTCAGCGCGTTGTTTTTTGGGTTAAAGAGTTGGGGGCTGGACGGCCTGATCTGGAACTTTTGATTGTAGCGGGATATCTGCACGATGTCGGATGGTGGGATATTTTACCCGATCAAAAAATATATTTTCAGCAATTATTAAATAATGAAAAACAGGCAGCGGAAAACACAAAACCGTACATCACTGAAATAATGGGTGCTCACGGTTATACGCAGTCAGATGTGGAAAAAGTAGTCCGGCTTGCGAAAGCAGCAGATGCGCATGAAGCAAATGCGGAAGATGAGGCTATCCTGGTGGATGCGGACAGTTTAAGCAAATTGAGCATCGACCATTTGAAACAGAAATACATTGAATCAGACTGGGTAACGATATTTGAAGGGCACTATATGAATGATATTGTGAACCGGTTAAAAACAGAGAAGGCAAAACAAATTTGTCCCGGATTGATTGAACAGCTAAAAAAAGATCTCTATAACAGTCCGGCATGA
- a CDS encoding YwbE family protein translates to MNGQTRESISKGLRVAVVKKEDQRTGKLTEGVVQDILTSSASHPHGIKVRLESGEVGRVQDILS, encoded by the coding sequence ATGAACGGACAAACACGAGAAAGCATATCGAAAGGTCTGCGCGTAGCGGTAGTCAAAAAAGAGGATCAAAGAACGGGAAAATTAACCGAAGGTGTTGTTCAGGATATTCTGACTAGCTCCGCTAGCCACCCGCATGGAATAAAAGTACGCCTGGAATCCGGCGAGGTGGGAAGAGTGCAGGATATTTTGTCATGA
- a CDS encoding DEAD/DEAH box helicase: MSEEHSSNFYGLGLAPKLLQLLDQNKFTVPTPIQAKTIPLAIEGKDLIGIAQTGTGKTLAFGLPMLQNIARLKTRGLILVPTRELAAQVDEVLMRFGRPLGLRTAVVIGGASMQPQIKALRNNPHIIVATPGRLIDHLSHNFNLLNGVGILTLDEADRMLDMGFAPQIEKILMRMNKTRQTLLFSATMPQSIVAIANSHMHLPLRVEIAQPGTTVKEIDQEVIIIPADKKIVMLKTTLEKYTGSILIFSRTKWGAKKLAVDIRRMNYTASEIHSNRTLAQRKAAINGFKNGTFRILVATDIAARGIDVNNIELVINYDLPGSPEDYVHRIGRTARAGKKGKAISFATPDQQRDIRDIEKLIRTQLTLGEGSAFPKAPAKSPYRQRRNFSRSRPRSSSRGQGRRR; encoded by the coding sequence ATGTCAGAAGAGCACTCATCGAATTTTTACGGGCTGGGTTTAGCCCCGAAGTTACTGCAATTACTGGATCAGAACAAGTTTACAGTTCCAACCCCGATTCAGGCAAAAACAATCCCGCTAGCTATTGAAGGGAAGGATTTGATTGGAATCGCGCAAACTGGCACCGGCAAGACGTTGGCCTTTGGTTTGCCGATGCTACAGAACATTGCCCGTCTGAAAACCCGCGGGCTGATTTTAGTCCCGACCCGCGAACTGGCCGCCCAGGTGGACGAAGTGCTGATGCGTTTCGGAAGGCCACTGGGGCTTAGAACTGCTGTAGTGATCGGCGGAGCATCCATGCAGCCACAGATAAAGGCGCTCAGGAATAACCCGCATATTATTGTTGCTACACCGGGCAGGTTGATTGACCATCTTTCGCACAATTTTAATCTTTTAAATGGCGTAGGCATCTTAACTCTGGATGAAGCGGATAGAATGCTCGACATGGGTTTCGCTCCACAGATTGAAAAGATACTGATGCGCATGAACAAGACCAGACAGACACTGCTTTTTTCCGCGACCATGCCTCAGTCGATTGTAGCAATAGCTAATAGCCATATGCACCTGCCGCTGCGTGTCGAAATCGCCCAGCCGGGAACCACAGTAAAAGAGATTGACCAGGAAGTAATTATTATTCCGGCTGATAAAAAGATTGTCATGCTGAAAACTACTTTGGAAAAATACACCGGCTCCATTCTGATTTTCTCCCGCACCAAATGGGGAGCGAAAAAACTGGCCGTGGATATCCGCCGGATGAATTATACTGCTTCGGAAATCCATTCAAACAGAACACTGGCCCAGAGAAAAGCCGCGATCAACGGATTCAAAAACGGCACATTCCGTATCTTAGTTGCCACAGACATTGCCGCCCGCGGAATTGATGTGAACAATATTGAGCTCGTGATCAACTATGATCTGCCGGGTTCACCGGAAGATTATGTTCACCGAATCGGCAGAACCGCCAGAGCAGGTAAAAAAGGTAAGGCAATTTCTTTTGCCACCCCTGACCAGCAAAGAGATATTCGTGATATTGAAAAGTTAATCCGAACCCAACTTACTTTGGGAGAAGGTAGTGCCTTCCCGAAAGCACCGGCCAAAAGTCCTTATCGACAAAGACGCAATTTTTCCAGAAGCAGGCCGCGTTCATCCAGTAGAGGGCAGGGGAGAAGGAGATAA
- a CDS encoding Type 1 glutamine amidotransferase-like domain-containing protein, with protein MKLYLSSFKLGNEVEKFRNLIPKGNLRLAYISNALDSVSDKTKREQSEQREIELLEGHGLKVEKLDLREYFNQPEKLEHKISEYGVIWVRGGNVFVLRQAMYLSGFDKLFHKLMKRDDLLYAAYSAGVCVLSPSLRGYELVDDPEAKPYGDLPTIWEGLSILDYTFVPHWQSDHPESADIDKEIEYLKENNITYKALHDGEVIIV; from the coding sequence ATGAAACTTTACCTTTCTTCATTCAAGCTGGGTAATGAGGTGGAGAAATTTAGAAACCTCATTCCCAAAGGAAATTTGCGGCTGGCATATATCAGTAATGCTCTGGATTCTGTTTCTGACAAGACAAAAAGAGAGCAGAGTGAACAACGCGAGATTGAATTATTAGAAGGTCACGGTTTAAAAGTAGAGAAACTGGATTTAAGGGAATATTTTAACCAGCCGGAAAAACTGGAGCATAAAATTTCTGAATACGGAGTAATTTGGGTTAGAGGGGGTAACGTTTTTGTACTGCGACAGGCGATGTATTTAAGTGGTTTTGATAAGCTGTTTCATAAACTGATGAAACGTGATGATCTATTATATGCCGCTTACAGCGCGGGTGTCTGTGTGCTCAGTCCCAGCCTGCGTGGTTATGAACTGGTTGATGATCCTGAAGCGAAACCATACGGCGATCTGCCGACAATCTGGGAGGGACTGTCTATATTGGATTATACTTTTGTTCCGCACTGGCAGTCCGACCATCCGGAATCCGCGGATATTGATAAGGAGATTGAATACTTGAAAGAAAATAATATTACTTACAAAGCCCTGCATGATGGAGAGGTGATTATTGTTTAG
- a CDS encoding DUF6498-containing protein — translation MQNIESNKSSRFSISSASAKSLIVANIMPMIGVIFFQWDLFSIMFLYWLENIVIGLFNVLKMSVVKNVYQISIANNLPDSSNIVIKFFQTFGKFLKWAYIMFFVFHYGIFTFVHGMFIFAVFYDHSSNISNMGYNWSTFISDSGIFNGIILSFLMLIVSHGISFRTNFIGKEEYKKIQFQKLIMEPYNRVIVTHLTIIIGAFIITGIGRSVLTSIILIIVKILIDLFTHNKEHIRIMNRDI, via the coding sequence ATGCAAAATATAGAGAGTAATAAGTCTAGTAGGTTCAGCATAAGCTCTGCATCAGCAAAGTCTTTAATTGTTGCCAATATAATGCCGATGATCGGAGTAATATTTTTTCAGTGGGATTTATTTTCCATTATGTTTTTGTACTGGCTCGAAAATATTGTAATCGGGTTGTTTAATGTTTTAAAAATGTCCGTAGTCAAAAATGTGTATCAAATTAGTATTGCAAATAACCTGCCGGATTCCTCAAATATTGTCATAAAATTTTTCCAAACATTTGGAAAATTTTTGAAATGGGCATATATAATGTTTTTTGTTTTTCATTATGGAATTTTTACTTTTGTTCATGGAATGTTTATTTTTGCAGTATTTTATGATCATTCTAGTAACATATCAAATATGGGATACAATTGGTCAACTTTTATCTCTGACTCAGGAATATTTAACGGGATTATTCTCTCCTTTCTAATGTTAATTGTAAGTCACGGAATTTCTTTTCGTACAAATTTCATAGGGAAGGAAGAATACAAAAAAATTCAATTTCAAAAATTAATAATGGAACCATATAATCGAGTTATCGTGACGCATCTTACAATAATCATCGGAGCTTTTATTATTACCGGTATCGGACGCTCAGTATTAACATCAATCATTTTGATTATCGTTAAGATTTTAATCGACCTATTTACTCATAACAAAGAACATATTAGAATTATGAATAGGGATATATAG
- a CDS encoding NUDIX domain-containing protein, which produces MKEKHIEIELRAIIVFNNKLLVCVLNDQPPVHFLPGGHLEFGETIEDGLKREINEEMGVEVKSIKFLKAFENFYSTNNIKHHEINLVHEVSLNIDSPEAIKAQEDHISFTWIEIEKIKDVKMLPPVIHRYLVEYFADKSPK; this is translated from the coding sequence ATGAAAGAAAAACATATTGAAATAGAATTGAGGGCGATAATTGTTTTCAATAATAAGCTTTTAGTATGTGTTTTAAATGATCAGCCACCGGTACATTTTTTGCCCGGCGGGCATTTGGAATTCGGGGAAACAATAGAAGATGGTTTGAAAAGGGAAATAAATGAAGAAATGGGAGTTGAAGTTAAATCAATCAAATTCCTGAAAGCATTTGAAAATTTTTATAGCACTAACAATATAAAACACCACGAAATAAATTTGGTGCATGAAGTTTCCTTGAATATTGATAGCCCGGAAGCAATTAAAGCACAGGAGGATCATATTTCATTTACCTGGATTGAAATTGAAAAGATAAAGGATGTCAAAATGTTGCCGCCGGTAATTCACCGGTACCTGGTAGAATACTTTGCCGATAAATCCCCAAAATGA
- a CDS encoding PIF1 family DEAD/DEAH box helicase: MKQSEALDILKMGHNVFLTGFAGSGKTFLLNKYIEYLERNDVAVGVTASTGIAATHMEGRTIHSWAGMGINLTMTKSEIRKILKKPHLKKRIAGARVLIIDEISMLGHRQLDLVDAICRIGKKQDVPFGGMQVILSGDFFQLPPINRSSDEEKSEFATESSVWTEMEMKICYLDEQFRQSDQVFTKVLNDIRDDRVTAETISTLMSRLNIEIDRGVIPTKLNTHNADVDAINNRELAKIQGKSVEFEMDYNGATELVKTLKKGCLAPETITLKRGAIVMFVKNNFNKGYVNGSLGTVLDFNSEHGWPVVELRSGKRIVAEPESWAIEEDGKVIAEVDQVPLRLAWAISVHKSQGMSLEAAEIDLSRAFECGMGYVALSRVRTLDGIKLTGINNKALEVNKAVVGLNRELIIRSQMDSDRLKELGKNMVHKMQKDFINEARG; the protein is encoded by the coding sequence ATGAAGCAATCGGAAGCGCTGGATATATTGAAAATGGGACACAATGTGTTTCTAACGGGATTTGCCGGGAGCGGCAAAACTTTTTTATTAAACAAATATATTGAATACCTGGAGCGGAATGACGTGGCGGTGGGAGTGACCGCGTCCACGGGCATTGCGGCGACCCATATGGAAGGGCGGACGATTCATTCCTGGGCGGGGATGGGTATTAATTTGACGATGACCAAGTCAGAAATCCGGAAGATTCTGAAGAAGCCTCATCTGAAGAAAAGGATCGCGGGGGCCAGAGTTCTAATCATAGATGAAATATCCATGCTGGGGCACCGTCAGCTGGACCTTGTCGATGCGATATGTAGGATCGGGAAAAAACAGGATGTGCCGTTTGGCGGGATGCAGGTGATCTTGTCCGGGGATTTCTTTCAACTACCTCCGATTAACCGAAGTTCAGATGAAGAGAAAAGTGAATTTGCCACTGAGTCTTCCGTCTGGACGGAGATGGAAATGAAGATCTGTTATCTGGACGAGCAGTTCCGTCAGTCCGACCAGGTGTTTACCAAAGTTTTGAATGATATCCGTGATGACCGCGTAACCGCGGAGACGATCAGTACGCTGATGTCCCGCCTGAATATTGAAATCGACCGGGGGGTGATCCCGACAAAACTGAATACGCACAACGCGGATGTGGATGCGATCAATAATCGCGAGCTTGCCAAGATTCAGGGAAAATCCGTGGAGTTTGAGATGGATTATAACGGTGCTACAGAACTTGTGAAAACATTGAAGAAGGGGTGTCTGGCGCCGGAAACGATTACGCTGAAGCGTGGAGCGATCGTGATGTTTGTGAAAAATAATTTCAACAAAGGATATGTCAACGGATCGCTCGGTACGGTATTGGATTTTAATTCGGAACATGGCTGGCCTGTAGTAGAACTGCGTTCTGGTAAGCGGATTGTGGCTGAGCCGGAAAGCTGGGCGATTGAGGAAGATGGAAAAGTAATCGCAGAGGTGGATCAGGTGCCACTTCGTTTAGCGTGGGCGATCAGCGTGCACAAAAGTCAGGGGATGAGTTTAGAGGCGGCTGAGATTGACTTAAGCCGGGCTTTTGAATGTGGGATGGGATATGTGGCCCTGTCCCGCGTGCGGACTTTGGACGGTATTAAACTGACGGGAATTAATAACAAAGCGCTGGAAGTGAACAAAGCGGTGGTTGGTTTGAACCGGGAATTAATTATCCGTTCGCAGATGGATTCTGACCGGCTGAAGGAATTAGGGAAGAATATGGTGCATAAAATGCAGAAGGATTTTATTAATGAGGCGAGGGGGTAG
- a CDS encoding M48 family metallopeptidase, whose protein sequence is MILKRRNVWHKFQTKCIHNFKYKIIHLPMNIADYIIVHELCHLKEMDRSKKFWDLVGLFFPEHKAIRKKLKRLIIVLN, encoded by the coding sequence ATGATTTTGAAAAGAAGAAATGTTTGGCACAAATTCCAAACTAAATGTATACATAATTTCAAATATAAAATCATTCATCTACCAATGAATATCGCCGACTATATTATTGTACATGAATTATGTCATCTGAAGGAGATGGACCGCTCCAAAAAATTCTGGGATCTGGTTGGACTGTTTTTTCCTGAACATAAAGCAATCAGAAAAAAGCTAAAGAGGTTGATTATTGTGTTGAATTAG
- a CDS encoding HD domain-containing protein translates to MQDTQNQNIIERAKETAIKLHQGQTRKDGSTPYYIHPEGVVQILEKYTDDESIICAGWLHDTLEDVSGYSYEQLEKDFGKTVAGIVREVSEDKSPDDSREKSIATWQARKTAYINNLENDSYGALMVSSADKIHNMRSMMELYERAGSRMWEAFNAPEPKIESIIWYYSEVISVLENKLKSGIVTEYRDVFENMKKLFK, encoded by the coding sequence ATGCAGGATACACAAAATCAAAATATAATTGAGCGGGCAAAAGAAACCGCAATTAAACTGCACCAAGGACAGACCAGGAAAGACGGAAGCACGCCGTATTATATTCATCCCGAAGGCGTTGTTCAAATCTTAGAAAAATATACGGATGATGAATCTATTATTTGTGCCGGGTGGCTTCATGATACTTTGGAAGATGTTTCAGGATATAGCTATGAACAGCTGGAAAAAGATTTTGGTAAAACTGTTGCCGGTATTGTCAGGGAAGTTTCTGAGGATAAAAGCCCCGACGACAGCCGTGAAAAAAGTATAGCAACCTGGCAGGCGAGAAAGACTGCGTATATTAATAATCTGGAAAACGACAGCTATGGCGCCTTAATGGTGAGTTCTGCGGATAAAATTCACAATATGCGGTCAATGATGGAATTATACGAACGGGCGGGTAGCAGAATGTGGGAGGCATTTAATGCACCTGAACCCAAGATTGAGAGTATAATATGGTATTATTCAGAAGTTATATCAGTGCTGGAAAATAAACTGAAAAGTGGTATTGTTACTGAGTATCGGGATGTTTTTGAAAATATGAAAAAATTATTTAAATAA
- a CDS encoding phosphodiester glycosidase family protein, translating to MKKNTIILLLILVIANLSTPVNAASVAENTKGYILLDVEHDGEAWYVWPENLKRYYLGRPDDAFSIMRYLSLGISDANLAKIPTEGNEGGDQALRDRLAGRILLQVEQNGEAWYVHPKTKQRTYLGRPADAFSIMTRFGLGITVANLVTIENGGTPDAPTQNLATRQSYTITLSRGSFAIDVVKLSRSDFDLISDTGNASDCGNNCPAQSLLAYANENGASFGIHGTYFCPPDYASCAGKTYSYHQPFFNSELNIMLNAEKLPYHSGPMIVQNTDGTLNFFHRTISFGYSVAEYESRYGKNVKAAISNYPSLVEGGSVVVESEPIEASMNNKSTRGGIGYDGNNFYLVIARSATVKDLAYIFDSLGADYAMNLDGGGSTALLYNSSYVTGPGRLLPNAILFVRK from the coding sequence ATGAAAAAAAATACAATCATACTTTTGCTAATCTTAGTAATTGCTAATCTTAGTACCCCGGTAAATGCAGCCAGTGTGGCAGAGAATACTAAAGGATATATTTTGCTGGACGTGGAACATGACGGAGAGGCCTGGTATGTCTGGCCGGAAAATCTGAAGCGCTATTACCTCGGCCGACCGGATGATGCTTTCAGCATTATGAGGTATTTGTCACTTGGAATTTCGGATGCTAATCTGGCAAAAATTCCGACCGAAGGAAACGAGGGCGGGGATCAGGCTCTGCGCGATCGGCTGGCTGGCAGGATATTACTCCAGGTGGAACAAAACGGTGAAGCCTGGTATGTGCATCCAAAAACTAAACAGCGTACTTATCTCGGACGTCCCGCGGACGCTTTCAGTATTATGACTCGGTTTGGCTTGGGGATTACGGTCGCAAATTTGGTTACAATCGAAAACGGTGGAACGCCGGACGCACCGACACAAAATCTGGCGACCAGACAAAGTTATACAATTACTTTGAGCCGGGGTTCTTTTGCAATTGATGTGGTAAAGCTAAGTCGTAGTGATTTTGATCTGATTTCGGATACCGGTAATGCCAGCGACTGCGGAAATAATTGTCCGGCACAAAGCTTGCTTGCGTATGCTAATGAGAACGGCGCAAGTTTTGGTATCCACGGTACTTATTTCTGCCCGCCGGATTACGCATCCTGCGCGGGGAAAACATACAGTTACCATCAGCCGTTTTTTAACAGTGAATTAAATATTATGCTGAATGCTGAAAAATTGCCGTATCACTCCGGTCCGATGATTGTGCAGAACACCGATGGAACCCTCAACTTTTTCCACCGGACAATCAGTTTTGGTTATTCGGTGGCGGAATACGAATCACGTTATGGTAAAAATGTGAAAGCGGCGATTTCCAACTATCCTTCACTTGTTGAAGGCGGATCGGTAGTCGTGGAAAGCGAGCCGATTGAAGCTTCAATGAATAATAAATCCACCCGCGGGGGTATCGGTTACGACGGCAATAATTTCTATCTGGTGATCGCGCGTTCGGCGACGGTAAAAGATCTGGCTTATATTTTTGACTCACTGGGCGCGGACTATGCGATGAACCTCGATGGCGGGGGATCAACGGCGCTTTTGTATAACAGTAGCTACGTTACCGGACCGGGACGTCTTCTCCCGAACGCAATACTCTTTGTGAGAAAATAG
- a CDS encoding Type 1 glutamine amidotransferase-like domain-containing protein, with the protein MRKILLASRGTYVTDGKYDLFDKPRNEIKWAYITTARKSVPNVEYIKKHEQRMRELGWDFEILDINGKTPDQLRQALADKEAINMLGGNTFFLIKCIRESGFRDVLEEFLARGGVYCGSSAGSYVACPSIEMATWKDDKAFDGHGVTDFTGMNMVPFLIVAHCTLEIITIVKPHIEQSKYDVKLLNDQQAIQIKDNQIEYLEDLNIQSKDFGG; encoded by the coding sequence ATGCGTAAAATCTTATTAGCTTCCCGTGGCACTTATGTAACGGACGGAAAGTATGATCTTTTCGACAAACCCCGCAACGAAATAAAATGGGCGTATATTACAACAGCCAGAAAAAGCGTACCGAATGTTGAATATATTAAAAAACATGAACAGCGGATGCGCGAGCTCGGTTGGGATTTTGAAATACTGGACATAAACGGTAAAACCCCAGACCAGTTGAGACAGGCTTTGGCTGATAAAGAAGCAATCAACATGCTGGGTGGTAATACCTTTTTTCTGATCAAATGCATCAGAGAAAGCGGGTTTCGTGATGTATTGGAGGAGTTTTTGGCAAGAGGCGGTGTGTACTGCGGTTCCAGTGCCGGATCATATGTAGCGTGTCCCAGTATAGAAATGGCTACTTGGAAAGATGATAAAGCATTTGACGGACATGGTGTTACTGATTTTACTGGGATGAATATGGTACCATTTTTAATTGTCGCACACTGCACACTGGAAATTATTACAATAGTCAAACCGCATATTGAACAATCAAAGTATGATGTGAAATTATTGAACGACCAGCAAGCAATCCAAATTAAAGACAATCAGATAGAATATCTGGAGGATCTGAATATTCAATCCAAAGATTTCGGAGGATAA
- a CDS encoding SprT family zinc-dependent metalloprotease — protein MKKQISINNQLLTYTVRKSLRARRMRLAVHSDGTVVVTMPFRFTARLADKFVHEKHDWIVQKIEYFRQNRQPRTRVYTRKDYLKYREAARKFAYERVEHFNQTYNFKYQKISIRNQKTRWGSCSGKGNLNFNYKIIHLPMNIADYIIVHELCHLKEMNHSKKFWDLVSLSFPDHKGIRKELKRLSIDLS, from the coding sequence ATGAAAAAGCAGATTTCCATTAATAATCAATTACTGACCTACACCGTCCGAAAAAGCCTGCGTGCGAGGAGAATGCGGCTAGCTGTGCACAGCGACGGCACGGTGGTAGTAACTATGCCGTTCCGGTTTACTGCCCGCCTTGCCGATAAATTTGTGCATGAAAAACATGACTGGATTGTTCAGAAGATTGAATATTTCAGACAGAACAGACAGCCAAGAACACGCGTTTATACCAGGAAGGATTATTTGAAATACCGTGAAGCGGCAAGAAAATTTGCATATGAACGTGTCGAACATTTTAACCAAACATATAATTTTAAATATCAAAAAATTTCCATTCGCAATCAGAAAACAAGATGGGGGAGTTGTTCAGGAAAGGGAAATCTAAATTTCAATTATAAAATCATTCATCTACCAATGAATATCGCCGACTATATTATTGTACATGAATTATGTCATCTGAAGGAGATGAATCACTCCAAAAAATTCTGGGATCTAGTCAGCTTATCTTTTCCAGATCACAAAGGAATTAGAAAAGAACTGAAAAGGTTGAGTATAGATTTGAGTTAG